From the genome of Thiovibrio frasassiensis:
GCTTGCACTGGCCGATGATGTTGTGTTGGTTGTAGCGGTTGCGCAGCTCCTTTTTGAGCAGCAGGTTCTCTTCCACCAGCACCTGCTGCCTGTGGGAGACCGCCTTGTGCAGCCGCAGGAACTGGGCGATGAGCATGGCAACCACGGTGAGAAAACGGATGTCTTCCTCAAAGGAGATCTCCGGACCGAAGAGCCGGTCCACGGAGAGAACGCCCACCGGTCCCTCGGGCAGCATGACCGGCACGCCGATAAAGGAGATCTCCCCCTTGGGCAGATTGGCCCGGGCCCCGGTTCGGTTCAGGAAAAGCGGTTCGCTGTGGATGTCCGGCACCACGAAAGGATAGCCGCTCTGAAAGATGCGGCCGATCACCCCCTCGTTGGGTCGGTAAATCCCGCGTCGCTCCTCCGCTTTGCTGAGCCCGTATGAGGCAGCGATGGAGAGCTGCTCGCCGCCTTCTTCCTGGAGGACCAGGGTCGCCCGCTCCATACGCAGGGTTTCGTGGAGGATCCCCAATACCTCCGCAAGGGTTTTCTTGATATCCAGAGCCGAGCCGATGAGCTGGCTTATCTGGTACAGAGCCTGCAGCTCAAGGCGTTCGGTTGGGTAGTCGGGTTTGCTCATGATCTGTATCAGCCTTTGTCTTTGATTCGCCGAAACGGAAACTTCCGGCATTACTTCTTTGTGTATGAAATAAGCAATAAATGTTCCAATACTTCAAAATTGTAACATTATAGACGGAATCACCACATAACATGCCGAAATTTAAGTTAAATTAAAAACAGACCGTGCCGAGGCACCGAAACAACAAACACACAAAAGTTACATTTTGCGTAATATCAATTTAAATAAATACACACAAATGTAATTAAATACCTCCACAGCACCTTGCTCGCGCGGTTCATCGACCTTCCTTTTTGTAGCCTAGTTTACAAAAGAGAACCCAGCACATGCTCTCTTCTTGCTAAAACAACACCTTATAAAACCTGTAATATTATACTGTTACGTAAATTTTATTCGCCTTGCCTCGGCTCTGGCACACACCTTGCGTTACCAGCAAATGACGGCAACGCATGCCAATGGAAATTCAAAACCCATATTCAATACAGAGCGAGGAGGATTCAAGATGCGCAAAGTGGCAATTTACGGAAAAGGCGGAATCGGCAAGTCAACCACCACCCAGAACACCGTTGCCGGCCTGGTGGAGTTGGGCAGAAAGGTCATGGTAGTTGGTTGCGATCCCAAGGCGGACTCGACCCGGCTCCTGCTTGGCGGCCTGGCCCAGAAATCGGTCCTCGATACCCTGCGCGAGGAGGGCGAGGATGTTGAACTCGACGATATCCGCAAGGCCGGATACGGCGGCACCTGGTGTGTTGAGTCCGGCGGACCCGAGCCCGGCGTTGGTTGTGCGGGGCGCGGCATCATCACTTCCATCAATATGCTGGAATCCCTCGGCGCCTACGAAGAGAGCGAAGGGCTGGATTATGCCTTTTACGATGTCTTGGGCGACGTAGTGTGCGGCGGCTTTGCCATGCCCATCCGCGACGGAAAGGCGGAGGAAATCTACATCGTGGTTTCCGGCGAGATGATGGCCATGTACGCGGCCAACAACATCAGCAAGGGCATCATGAAATTTGCCCAGAGCGGCTCTGTACGCTTAGGCGGCCTGATCTGCAACTCGCGCGCCGTCGACAATGAGGAGGAAATGATCTCGGAATTTGCCAAAAAGCTCGGTACCCACATGATCTACTTCGTGCCCCGCGACAACGACGTACAGCGCGCCGAGATCAACCGCAAGACCGTTCTCGAGTGGGACCCCAAGGTCAAACAGGCGGACGCCTACCGCGGTCTCGCTAAGGCCATCGACGATAACAAAAAGTTTGTCATTCCCACCCCCCTGGAGATCGAGGAGCTCGAGAAACTCCTGATGGACTACGGCTTGATGAACTAGGAGGCAGCTGACAACCGTAAGCTGCCAGCGAGGGTTAACCCAACAGCAGCGAGCAACACCAAAAAAATAATGGAGAAACAACCATGTTGACTATGATCAGAGCAATTGTCCGGCCGGAAAAAGCAGACAAGGTCCTTGCCGCCCTCATGGAGGCGGGCTATCCGGCGGTAACCAAGTATTCCGTGGCAGGCCGCGGCAAACAGCGCGGCATCAAGATCGGCGAGGTCACCTACGACGAACTGCCGAAGGTTATGCTGATGAGCGTTATCAACCCCTCGGACAAGGAGTTTTTCATCGAGACCGTGATGAATACGGCCCGCTCCACCGGCAAGGGCGCCTTCGGCGACGGCAAGATTTTTGTTTCCGAGGTGGAGGAATCCTACACCATCAGCTCCGGCGTCAAGGAGACAGATTATGTCAAGGAGGGGGTGACGCCATGAAAGAGGTGATTGCCATCGTGCGGATAAACATGATGAATCAAACCAAACAGGCCCTCACCGACTGCGGAGTGGATGCCTTCTTTGCCCATGAGGCCCAAGGCCGCGGCGTAGGCTTTGTCAGCCCGGCAGTTCTGGAAGGGGCCGTGCAGGGGTATGAAGAGGCCGCCGCACTTTTGGGGGAAAAGGGCAAGCTCTACCCGAAACGAATGATCACCGCGGTGGTGGAAGACTCCATGGTGGGCTGCGTGGTGGAAACCATTATCAATACGAATCAGACCGGTCTGCCTGGCGACGGCAAGGTTTTTGTTTTGCCTCTCACCGATGCGGTCCGGGTCAGGACAGGCGAGACGGGCGTTAAATCCATCTCATAAGGAGAAATACAATGGCAACAGCAACAAAGAACAAGCTGGTGCAGTGGGGTCCTGCCGAGGTCAAGTCGGCACTCCTTGAGAAGTATCCGCCCAAGGTAGGCCGTAAGCGCGCCAAGCAGATCATGATCAACGAAGCCCTGCAGAACGAGACCCCGGAGCTCACCGCAAACGTGCGCACCATTCCCGGCATCATCACCATGCGCGGCTGCACCTATGCCGGCTGCAAGGGCGTTATCATGGGGCCGACCCGCGACATCGTCAATCTGGTGCACGGCCCCATCGGCTGCAGCTTTTATGCCTGGCTGACCCGGAGAAACCAGACCGATGCGGGGCCTACCGGGGAAAATTACATGAACTACTGCTTTTCCACGGACATGCAGGAGCAGGACATCATCTTCGGCGGCGAAAAGAAGCTGGCCCAGGCGATCCAGGAGGCGTACGACCTCTTTCACCCCAAATCCATCGCCGTGTTCGCCACCTGTCCGGTGGGGTTGATCGGGGACGATATCCATACCGTGTCCAAGAACATGAAGGAAAAATTCGGCGACTGCAACGTCTACGCCTTTTCCTGCGAAGGGTACAAGGGGGTGAGCCAGTCCGCGGGCCATCACATCGCCAACAACCAGGTGTTCAGGCATCTGGTGGGCCAGAACGACGAGGTGAAGCCGGGCAAGTACAAGATCAACCTCTTGGGCGAGTACAACATCGGCGGCGACGGCTTCGAGATCGACCGGATCTTCAAGAAATGCGGGATCACCTGCATCTCGACCTTTTCCGGCAACTCGACCTACGACCAGTTCGCCTCCTCCCATACCGCGGATCTCAATGCGGTCATGTGCCACCGCTCCATCAACTATGTGGCGGACATGATGGAGACCAAGTACGGCATTCCCTGGGTCAAGGTGAATTTCATCGGCGCCAAGGCCACGGCCAAGAGCCTGCGCAAGATCGCCGAATATTTCGGGGAAAAGGAGCTCATCGATACGGTGGAAAAGGTGATCGCCGAGGAGATGCCCGGAGTAGAGGCGGCCCTGGCCGAGATCACTCCCCGGACAGAAAATAAGACCGTCATGATGTTTGTCGGCGGCTCCCGGGCCCATCATTACAAGGAACTCTTTGACGAGCTCAAGATGAAAACCATCTCGGCCGGCTATGAGTTCGGGCATGAGGACGATTACGAGGGTCGCCAGGTGCTGCCCAACATCAAGCTGGATGCGGACAGCCGCAACATTGAGGAGCTCGAGGTTGAGCCGGATGAAACCCGCTTCAAGCCGCGCAAAAGCGACAAGGAGATGAAGGCCCTGGACAAGGCGGGCTACAAGTTCAAGCAATATGACGGCCTGGCCGCGGACATGGACAAGGGCACGCTGATTATCGACGATCTGAACCAGTACGAGGCGGAAAAACTGGTGGAACTGATGAAGCCGGATCTTTTCTGTGCCGGCATCAAGGAGAAATACTCCATTCAGAAACTGGGCGTGCCCATGAAACAGCTCCATAGTTACGACTCCGGCGGCCCCTATGCCGGTTTTCTGGGGGCGGTCAACTTCTACCAGGAGATCGACCGCTTGGTGAACTCCAAGGTCTGGGGCTATATGAAGGCTCCCTGGCAGAAGAACCCGCAGTTGTCTGGTTCCTTTGCCTGGGAGTAAGGCGGCTGTGCCGGGCTGGAAATGAAAAGTTAAAAATGAAAAGTGAAAAGTGGAGGATGGCGAAGAGAATTTTCTCATTCTTCACTCTTCATTCTTCACCCACCACTAGAGGATACAACAATGCTCTTACGACATACACCCACAGAGATTACAGAGCGCACGGCCCTGACCATTAATCCGGCCAAGACCTGTCAGCCCATCGGCGCCATGTATGCGGCTCTCGGCATCCACGGATGCCTGCCGCACAGCCATGGCTCCCAGGGTTGCTGCGCGTATCACCGCTCCGCCCTGACCCGGCATTACAAGGAGCCGGTCTCCGCCTCCACCAGCTCTTTTACCGAAGGTGCCTCGGTTTTCGGCGGCCAGGCCAATATGCTCCAGGCCATCAACAACATCTTCACCGTCTATAACCCCGAGGTGATAGCGATCCACACCACCTGCCTCTCCGAGACCATCGGCGACGATCTGCCCCAGATCAAGAAAAAGGCGGTCGCGGAAGGAAAGGTTCCCGAGGGCAGGTATTTGATCAGCGCCTCCACCCCGAGCTACGCGGGATCGCACGTCACCGGTTTTTCCAACATGGTCAAGGCCATGGCCGGGATGGCGGAGCCAACCGGGAAAAAAAACGGCAAGGTCAACATCATCCCCGGCTGGGTGGAGCCTGCCGACATGGAGGAGATCAAGCGGATCACCGGAATGATCGGGGTGAAAACCATCCTTTTCCCGGACACCTCCGGCGTGCTCAACGGCCCGCTCTCCGGCGAGTACAAGATGTTTCCCGACGGCGGCACCACCGTGGCCGAGTTGAAGTCCACCGGGGACTCCAAGGGAACCCTGGCTCTGGGAGAATGGTGTTCCGCCGATGCGGCCCGTGAACTCGACAAGCAGCACAAGGTTCCCTGCAGCGTCTTGGACATGCCCTTTGGCCTTATGGCCACAGACCGGTTCATCGATGCCCTGCGGACCATCGCCGGGGTGTCCATCCCCGATGTGATTGTCAATGAACGCGGCCAGCTGGTGGACATGATTTCGGACATGCACCAGTATCTCTACGGCAAAAAGGTGGCCCTGGTCGGCGACCCGGATCAGCTCATCGCCATGACCGAGTTTCTGGTCTCCATGGATATGAAGCCGATCCATATCGTCACCGGTACCCCGGGCAAGAAGTTTGAAAAGCGGATCAAGGAACTCACCAAGGAGATGGGGCGTGAGGTCAACGTCAAGGCCAAAGGGGATATGTTCCTGCTCCATCAGTGGATCAAGAACGAGCCGGTGGACCTGATCATCGGCAATACCTACTGCAAGTATATCGCCCGGGACGAGGACATTCCCTACGTGCGTTGGGGTTTCCCCATTCTGGATCGGCAGGGGCATCAGTACTTCCCCACCGTGGGCTACAAAGGCGGCCTCAGGCTGCTGGAAAAGATCCTCGGTGTGTTGCTCGATCGTAAAGACCGGGATGATTCCGAGTCGAAGTTCGAGCTGGTGCTTTAGTTCCGACAAAATTGGGGCCAGATTCCAAATCTCTCCCCATCCTGAAGAGAGTACAACTGGCGGTGGCGGGGGAAGTGATTCCCCCGCCGCTCCTTGCGCATTACGCCGGAGGCCGGGATGACCATTATTCATTTACCCAAGACCAAACAAGGGTGCGGCACCAAGATTCCCCAGCGGCTTATCCTGCCGGTGGCCCCTCAGGCGGCAGCCCGGATCCGTTTCTGCGGTGAGGATCCCCTGCCCCAGGCGGTGCCCCTCCGGGGAGCGCTTACCTGGATTGCGGATTTGCTGGGTCAGGGAAGCGATCTTGCCGGGTTGGACCTCCATGGTCCGGGGGACCCTCTGGCCACCGTGACCATGACCCGGGACATCCTGGCCATGCTGCGGGAGCACTATCCTGATTTGCCCCTGGGCATTACCACCCTGGGGCTGGGGTTGGCCGAGCATGCCGGAGTGTTGGCCGAGCAGGGTGTTTCCAGGGTTACCCTGCTGCTGGATGCGGTTACCCCGCAGACCATCAAGAAAATCTACACCTGGATCCGGCCGGGCAAACGGAATACCCCCCTGGCGGAAGCGGCGGAGATCCTGATCGAATCGCAAGCCAAGGGAATCTCGGCCTGCAAGGCGGCAGGCATTGCGGTCTCTATCCAGACTACGGTGTATGGCGGGATCAATGAAGAGGAAATTGAAGAAATTGCCCGCCAGGCTTCCGGTCTCGGCGCAGACTCCATCAGCCTGCTGCCCGGGAAGGGATGGCTGAACAAGGAAGAGAAACTGCCCCTGCCCTCAGAAGAGACGATGGCGGCTCTGGCACAGAAGGCGGGCCAGCACCTCTCGGTTGTCTGCCTGCCGGAGCAAGCGCTCCAGGGCGAGGGTATCCCCTCGGCAGACGCAGGAGTCCTGTCCGTGCCCAAGCCGACCACGGCCAGACCCAATGTGGCCGTGCTCAGCGCCAACGGCATGGATATCGATCTCCATCTCGGGCAAGCCATCAAGGCGCTGATCTATGGGCCGAGGGAAGACGGCCTCCCCTGTCTGCTCGGGACCCGGGATCTCCCAGAGCCCGGCAGTGGTGACAACCGCTGGCAGCAGGTGGCGGAAATTTTAAACGATTGTTTTGTGCTTATGGCCGCCAGCGCGGGACAAAAGCCGCGGGATATTTTATCAAGCCACGGCCTGAGCGTACTTTTGCTGGAGGACAATGTCGAGGGCACGGTGGATGTGCTCTACGGCGGCGGCAAGAAAGGAAAAAACAGGAAGTAGTATTCACAATAGAGGAGATACTCAAAATGGCCATACCAGCGCGTCAGATCATCGTTTGCCAGAGTTTCCGGGTCGCCGGCGACAAGAAGGGCATTTGCCACAAGCAGACCGAAGGGTTTCTGCAATACATCGAAGAAGAGGTGCTCGATCGGGGGCTGGACTGCCTGATCAGCGCCACCACCTGCCTCAAGCAATGCGACTCCGGGCCCATCATGGTGATTCAGCCGGAGAACTGGTGGTTCAAGGGGGTGGACAGCGAAGAGGCCATCGACGCGATCCTGGACGGCCTTGAGGATGGCGAGCCTCCTGCCAAGTACCTGATTACCGCATAGGGTGGAGAGCAGATGACCTTTCGATCCTATCTGGAGTCAGGGGGCACCACTTGCCCTAAATGCGGTTCCAAGGCGATCAAGGCGAGTGCGCCACCGGAAAAAACCGGGCCCGGCCAGGTGCAGGTGTCCATGCTGTGCGCGACCTGCGGCGCCAGATGGCGGGATACGTATATCCTCAGTAAGTCCGAGGAGTTATGACCTACAGAGAAAATTGTGCACACAGAGCACGAGGGGGGGAGTTCGCCATGGGTCTCAAACCGCTGGGAAAGGTCAAAACCATAGTCGAGGCGGCGGGGATGGGTATCTCCTATGCCTATGATGATCTGGTCTTTCTGGAGCACAACTCCTTTTTGCTCCAGTTCACCGACAACGACCATGAGATCATGATCCACGTGAACAGCGAGGCGGACGAGGCCACGGTGCACGGCGATATAGAGAGACTGCAGGAGGTTGCTCGCAACCAGGCCATGCAATTCAGCCGCGGAACGCACTACACCTTGATCCCGGCGGGAGAGGATGCCATCCGCATCGAGTTCAGTGGCTAGGTCGGGAGGGTTACATGACACAAGCAGTGATACGACCCGCCAACCCTGGTGATCTTGACGCCCTGGTGGATCTGCTCCGCATGCTTTTTGGTATCGAAACGGACTTTGATTTTGCTGCAGCCCGGCAGCGTCGGGGGCTGGCAATGCTTTTGGCCCATGAGACAGCGGTTATTTTGGTCGCCGAGACAGCGGGACAGGTCATTGGTATGTGTTCCGGGCAACTGACCATCTCCACGGCAGAGGGGGGATTTTCTTTGTTGGTGGAGGATATGGTGGTTGCCGAACCATGGCAAGGGAGGGGGATAGGACGAGAATTGCTGACAACCCTGGAGCAATGGGCTGCAAGCAGAAAGGTCGGGCGGTTGCAGCTTCTGGCCGACCGGAACAATACCGCGGCTCTGGAGTTTTACCGCAAGCTCGGTTGGCAGCCCACCGAGCTTATCTGCCAACGCAGACGACTATAACCCGAGGAGGGAGAAGCATGGCGGAATCAGGGAAAGTTGTTACCCTGGCAGGGTTTCCCGAGGTCAAAAGCGAACCCATCAAGGGATGGCAAGAGTTTCTCCAGGAGGGCAATCAGTTTCTGGCCACGGCCAACAATGCCTATACGCAACGGCGAAAACCGTTCACCACCGAGATTCTTTACAATCTGGTGGCCATGGCCGTTGAAAAACTGATCATGGCCTTGCTCATGAAAAGCGGCAAGCTG
Proteins encoded in this window:
- the nifH gene encoding nitrogenase iron protein, whose translation is MRKVAIYGKGGIGKSTTTQNTVAGLVELGRKVMVVGCDPKADSTRLLLGGLAQKSVLDTLREEGEDVELDDIRKAGYGGTWCVESGGPEPGVGCAGRGIITSINMLESLGAYEESEGLDYAFYDVLGDVVCGGFAMPIRDGKAEEIYIVVSGEMMAMYAANNISKGIMKFAQSGSVRLGGLICNSRAVDNEEEMISEFAKKLGTHMIYFVPRDNDVQRAEINRKTVLEWDPKVKQADAYRGLAKAIDDNKKFVIPTPLEIEELEKLLMDYGLMN
- a CDS encoding P-II family nitrogen regulator, translated to MLTMIRAIVRPEKADKVLAALMEAGYPAVTKYSVAGRGKQRGIKIGEVTYDELPKVMLMSVINPSDKEFFIETVMNTARSTGKGAFGDGKIFVSEVEESYTISSGVKETDYVKEGVTP
- a CDS encoding P-II family nitrogen regulator, with protein sequence MKEVIAIVRINMMNQTKQALTDCGVDAFFAHEAQGRGVGFVSPAVLEGAVQGYEEAAALLGEKGKLYPKRMITAVVEDSMVGCVVETIINTNQTGLPGDGKVFVLPLTDAVRVRTGETGVKSIS
- the nifD gene encoding nitrogenase molybdenum-iron protein alpha chain, whose translation is MATATKNKLVQWGPAEVKSALLEKYPPKVGRKRAKQIMINEALQNETPELTANVRTIPGIITMRGCTYAGCKGVIMGPTRDIVNLVHGPIGCSFYAWLTRRNQTDAGPTGENYMNYCFSTDMQEQDIIFGGEKKLAQAIQEAYDLFHPKSIAVFATCPVGLIGDDIHTVSKNMKEKFGDCNVYAFSCEGYKGVSQSAGHHIANNQVFRHLVGQNDEVKPGKYKINLLGEYNIGGDGFEIDRIFKKCGITCISTFSGNSTYDQFASSHTADLNAVMCHRSINYVADMMETKYGIPWVKVNFIGAKATAKSLRKIAEYFGEKELIDTVEKVIAEEMPGVEAALAEITPRTENKTVMMFVGGSRAHHYKELFDELKMKTISAGYEFGHEDDYEGRQVLPNIKLDADSRNIEELEVEPDETRFKPRKSDKEMKALDKAGYKFKQYDGLAADMDKGTLIIDDLNQYEAEKLVELMKPDLFCAGIKEKYSIQKLGVPMKQLHSYDSGGPYAGFLGAVNFYQEIDRLVNSKVWGYMKAPWQKNPQLSGSFAWE
- the nifK gene encoding nitrogenase molybdenum-iron protein subunit beta, whose product is MLLRHTPTEITERTALTINPAKTCQPIGAMYAALGIHGCLPHSHGSQGCCAYHRSALTRHYKEPVSASTSSFTEGASVFGGQANMLQAINNIFTVYNPEVIAIHTTCLSETIGDDLPQIKKKAVAEGKVPEGRYLISASTPSYAGSHVTGFSNMVKAMAGMAEPTGKKNGKVNIIPGWVEPADMEEIKRITGMIGVKTILFPDTSGVLNGPLSGEYKMFPDGGTTVAELKSTGDSKGTLALGEWCSADAARELDKQHKVPCSVLDMPFGLMATDRFIDALRTIAGVSIPDVIVNERGQLVDMISDMHQYLYGKKVALVGDPDQLIAMTEFLVSMDMKPIHIVTGTPGKKFEKRIKELTKEMGREVNVKAKGDMFLLHQWIKNEPVDLIIGNTYCKYIARDEDIPYVRWGFPILDRQGHQYFPTVGYKGGLRLLEKILGVLLDRKDRDDSESKFELVL
- a CDS encoding radical SAM protein — its product is MTIIHLPKTKQGCGTKIPQRLILPVAPQAAARIRFCGEDPLPQAVPLRGALTWIADLLGQGSDLAGLDLHGPGDPLATVTMTRDILAMLREHYPDLPLGITTLGLGLAEHAGVLAEQGVSRVTLLLDAVTPQTIKKIYTWIRPGKRNTPLAEAAEILIESQAKGISACKAAGIAVSIQTTVYGGINEEEIEEIARQASGLGADSISLLPGKGWLNKEEKLPLPSEETMAALAQKAGQHLSVVCLPEQALQGEGIPSADAGVLSVPKPTTARPNVAVLSANGMDIDLHLGQAIKALIYGPREDGLPCLLGTRDLPEPGSGDNRWQQVAEILNDCFVLMAASAGQKPRDILSSHGLSVLLLEDNVEGTVDVLYGGGKKGKNRK
- a CDS encoding (2Fe-2S) ferredoxin domain-containing protein is translated as MAIPARQIIVCQSFRVAGDKKGICHKQTEGFLQYIEEEVLDRGLDCLISATTCLKQCDSGPIMVIQPENWWFKGVDSEEAIDAILDGLEDGEPPAKYLITA
- a CDS encoding GNAT family N-acetyltransferase → MTQAVIRPANPGDLDALVDLLRMLFGIETDFDFAAARQRRGLAMLLAHETAVILVAETAGQVIGMCSGQLTISTAEGGFSLLVEDMVVAEPWQGRGIGRELLTTLEQWAASRKVGRLQLLADRNNTAALEFYRKLGWQPTELICQRRRL